One segment of Stegostoma tigrinum isolate sSteTig4 chromosome 26, sSteTig4.hap1, whole genome shotgun sequence DNA contains the following:
- the serpind1 gene encoding heparin cofactor 2 has protein sequence MKLTFLILSAYIVPTFCGVKPLDKHFSVTATDKPPSPQTGLDSEDPDLESIQMQFHKDNTLTQDLLPEEEEDDDEYLDFDALLAKEDDDYIDVIDEIEDVPEIDTDLEPSDPAAKRAKLLKLFRGKTRIQRLNTVNANFAFGLYRSIRNAVDQSDNILLAPVGISITLGMVSLGARHETHQQLFNALGFADFVNASVKYDTMTVHNLFHRLTHRLFRHNFGYTLRAVNNLFIRQDAQILNNFTQNMKTYYFVEPLSTNFSDPALISKLNERILKITKGLIKDALKTIDPQTLIMILNCFYLKGTWETKFPTEKTSTGSFWVNEKKVVRVPMMHTKGNFLAAADRELECDILQLPYVGNISMLIVVPRKFSGMRTVEKQLMSEVVAKWLNSMTNRTRKVVLPRFDLEKQYDLVPYLRALGLTLPFQADADFTGISTQENLGINLFKHQGSITVNEEGTTAASITTVGFMPLSLQNEFSVNKPFLFLIYEHRTECLLYMGRVTNPLND, from the exons ATGAAGCTCACATTCCTTATTCTGAGTGCCTACATTGTGCCTACGTTTTGTGGAGTTAAGCCTTTAGACAAACACTTCTCTGTCACAGCAACAGACAAACCGCCGAGCCCTCAAACCGGTCTGGACAGTGAGGATCCAGACTTGGAAAGTATTCAAATGCAATTCCATAAAGATAACACCTTAACACAAGATCTCCTTCCAGAAGAGGAGGAAGACGACGACGAATACCTGGACTTTGATGCTCTTTTGGCGAAGGAGGATGATGATTATATTGATGTGATTGATGAGATAGAAGATGTGCCAGAAATAGACACAGATCTTGAACCCTCAGATCCAGCGGCCAAACGAGCCAAGCTACTTAAGCTATTCCGCGGCAAAACCAGGATTCAACGCTTGAACACTGTCAATGCAAACTTTGCTTTTGGTCTTTACAGAAGCATCAGGAACGCTGTTGACCAGTCTGATAACATACTGCTAGCTCCTGTTGGCATTTCAATAACCCTGGGCATGGTCTCTTTAGGCGCAAGACATGAAACCCATCAGCAGCTTTTCAATGCACTCGGTTTTGCGGATTTTGTAAACGCAAGTGTAAAATATGACACGATGACGGTTCATAACCTCTTCCACAGGCTAACCCATCGCCTCTTTCGTCATAACTTTGGTTACACTCTCCGGGCTGTCAATAACCTGTTCATACGCCAGGATGCACAGATTCTGAACAACTTCACACAAAACATGAAAACCTACTACTTCGTCGAGCCTTTGTCAACCAACTTTTCAGACCCTGCATTGATCAGCAAATTAAATGAACGCATTTTGAAGATCACcaaaggactgattaaggatgcCCTAAAAACGATAGATCCACAGACTCTAATCATGATTCTGAACTGCTTCTACTTGAAAG GAACTTGGGAAACTAAATTTCCGACTGAAAAGACATCCACAGGTTCGTTCTGGGTGAACGAAAAGAAAGTGGTGCGAGTGCCTATGATGCATACAAAGGGAAACTTTTTGGCAGCTGCAGATCGCGAACTAGAGTGCGACATTCTCCAGCTGCCCTACGTGGGAAACATCAGCATGCTGATCGTGGTACCCCGTAAATTCTCTGGCATGAGGACCGTCGAGAAGCAGCTGATGTCTGAAGTGGTGGCGAAGTGGTTAAACAGCATGACTAACAG aacacgAAAAGTGGTGCTTCCCAGATTCGATCTAGAGAAGCAATATGACCTGGTGCCATACCTGAGAGCTTTGGGATTGACATTACCTTTCCAAGCAGATGCAGATTTTACTGGAATATCAACTCAGGAGAATCTGGGCATTAACCTG TTCAAACACCAAGGATCAATAACAGTGAATGAAGAAGGGACAACGGCAGCATCCATCACAACGGTTGGCTTTATGCCCCTTTCCTTGCAGAATGAATTTTCTGTCAACAAACCCTTCTTATTTCTCATATACGAGCACCGCACTGAATGTCTGCTGTACATGGGGCGAGTGACAAACCCGCTGAATGACTAG